The following coding sequences lie in one Aspergillus puulaauensis MK2 DNA, chromosome 3, nearly complete sequence genomic window:
- a CDS encoding pantothenate kinase (BUSCO:EOG09262IP2;~COG:H;~EggNog:ENOG410PFR3;~InterPro:IPR004567,IPR043129;~PFAM:PF03630;~antiSMASH:Cluster_3.8;~go_function: GO:0004594 - pantothenate kinase activity [Evidence IEA];~go_function: GO:0005524 - ATP binding [Evidence IEA];~go_process: GO:0015937 - coenzyme A biosynthetic process [Evidence IEA]): protein MSSTDTNPARTPRLEQAITNPGSVKINVKGAFIVDDDPRSKSPVRADGVHYEGQDIRLPHHTGVVSHVAVDIGGSLAKLVYFTRELDSPDNGGRLNFINFETDRIHLCLEFIKQLKEEHRGLNGGSKEELCVVATGGGAYKYYDKLKETLNVNIMREDEMECLITGLDFFITEIPNEIFTYSETEPMQFAEARPDVYPYLLVNIGSGVSMIKVSGPKQFQRVGGTHLGGGTFWGIMSLLTGARTFDDMLAMADRGDNSGVDMLVGDIYGMDYGKIGLKSTAIASTFGKVFRLQNEAQHKENEEGTENGEHADDDLMFKHEDMSRSLLYAISNNIGQIAYLQSEKHQVKHIYFGGSFIRGHRQTMNTLSYAIRFWSKGEKQAYFLRHEGYIGAVGAFLRRKPVNWGRRSSIDEHTSANGI from the exons ATGTCCTCTACGGACACAAATCCCGCCCGAACCCCTCGGCTTGAGCAAGCCATTACCAACCCAGGATCTGTCAAGATCAACGTCAAGGGCGCCTTTATCGTCGACGATGACCCCCGTTCCAAGAGCCCTGTAAGGGCCGATGGCGTCCATTACGAGGGCCAGGATATTCGTTTACCTCACCACACAGGCGTTGTGAGCCATGTTGCCGTCGAT ATTGGAGGCTCACTCGCGAAACTGGTCTACTTTACACGCGAACTGGACTCACCGGACAATGGCGGGCGGCTGAACTTTATTAACTTCGAGACCGATCGGATACACCTTTGCCTGGAATTCATCAAACAACTCAAGGAAGAGCATCGGGGCCTCAATGGGGGGTCGAAAGAGGAATTATGTGTCGTGGCTACTGGTGGCGGGGCCTACAAATATTACGACAAACTCAAGGAGACTTTAAACGTGAATATCATgcgagaagatgaaatggAATGTCTCATTACGG GGCTTGATTTCTTTATCACCGAAATCCCGAACGAGATATTTACATATAGTGAGACCGAGCCGATGCAATTTGCCGAGGCCCGACCGGATGTGTATCCATACCTCTTAGTAAACATCGGCTCCGGAGTTTCCATGATCAAAGTGTCAGGGCCAAAGCAATTTCAACGTGTTGGCGGAACCCACTTGGGTGGTGGAACGTTTTGGGGTATCATGTCATTGTTAACAGGCGCCCGAACCTTTGACGACATGTTAGCAATGGCGGACCGAGGAGACAACAGTGGAGTGGATATGCTAGTCGGTGACATCTATGGCATGGATTATGGCAAGATTGGTCTGAAGAGCACCGCTATTGCAAGCACTTTTGGAAAGGTATTCCGGCTACAGAACGAGGCGCAGCACAAGGAGAACGAGGAGGGAACAGAGAATGGCGAACATGCCGACGACGATTTGATGTTTAAACATGAGGATATGAGTCGAAGCCTACTATATGCCATCAG TAACAACATCGGACAAATCGCTTACCTCCAGTCTGAGAAGCACCAAGTCAAGCATATCTACTTCGGTGGCTCTTTCATTCGTGGACACCGTCAAACGATGAACACACTGTCATACGCTATCCGTTTCTGGTCCAAGGGCGAGAAGCAAGCGTACTTCCTCCGCCATGAGGGCTATATCGGCGCAGTTGGCGCATTCCTTCGCCGGAAGCCAGTCAATTGGGGCCGCAGAAGCAGCATTGACGAGCATACATCTGCTAATGGAATCTGA
- a CDS encoding CeGAL family transcription factor (COG:K;~EggNog:ENOG410PMF5;~InterPro:IPR007219;~PFAM:PF04082;~TransMembrane:1 (o443-464i);~go_function: GO:0003677 - DNA binding [Evidence IEA];~go_function: GO:0008270 - zinc ion binding [Evidence IEA];~go_process: GO:0006351 - transcription, DNA-templated [Evidence IEA]), whose protein sequence is MDSGNSNHGSPSKRQKLTPKAHELGVMRKSTDNGSASFLGSSSGIHFIRVVYNAFARRSAHLNQPQQASKDTQVPGEDDQLHHQHHQYRPDLWQPHELNLHATTSLSSFEALVQWTRAYFENWHPMFPFLSGPAFLIILEHLSRDGFSNLSVADGILVRSIVSISLMDRRQTNSPGMQGPVPAAFVFRSVHQAMESLYTLFCEPPTIPILQAAFGVQLFLTSLLRLNAASRAGGVIIRTAFHLGLHRCPVRFSFSRPEIATRRRLFWSIYCLERYLSQALGIPLGIQDDDIDVCYPNAEIHGPVGEDHRLCLLSHLAKFARVRGRIIELRNKSIIHREDSIDATQVLHGELTHWWNEVYDDVHPLEFDDGGPSPSTSIAPFHRVLLTVLRHEAIISMNRPLLAAEASSPEYRTALQICIESSRSLLTTLRQYQSTTSVPPVPLVWPSFTWAVWMSCLILIYAAWEGEFPTSSASRYAKSGLSVLESLSRRGNTWPQTCIEAIRDLDSALTTPEQQIPIHPTIADIDKNENERDPNASSDTLDSGIPLDHHMQQPHPSTPGEGLLPVAASNQWSNSSMIFGNQAMDNLGPASGLGLGLGLPDFSLCPGSGEEGFGIGDLWSLADGPWLIHESYNLAENVQNTDSIL, encoded by the exons ATGGACTCTGGcaattctaaccatggttccCCTTCCAAACGCCAGAAGCTCACCCCCAAGGCTCACGAGCTGGGGGTGATGCGCAAGTCCACCGACAATGGCTCTGCATCTTTCTTGGGCTCCTCCAGCGGAATTCATTTCATTCGAGTTGTATACAATGCCTTTGCTCGACGGTCGGCCCATTTAAATCAGCCCCAGCAGGCGTCCAAAGACACGCAAGTTCCTGGAGAAGACGACCAGttgcaccaccagcaccatcagTATCGACCGGATCTGTGGCAGCCACATGAGCTGAACCTTCACGCAACCACGAGCCTATCATCATTTGAGGCCCTGGTTCAGTGGACGCGTGCCTACTTTGAGAATTGGCATCCAATGTTCCCGTTTCTCTCTGGGCCGGCGTTCCTTATTATTCTAGAGCACCTCAGTCGTGATGGGTTTAGCAACCTCTCCGTTGCAGACGGGATCCTTGTCCGATCCATTGTCTCTATTTCTTTAATGGACCGCCGACAAACCAATTCTCCAGGAATGCAGGGCCCTGTCCCAGCAGCCTTTGTCTTCCGCTCCGTCCACCAAGCCATGGAAAGTCTGTACACCCTATTCTGCGAACCACCCACCATCCCTATCCTCCAGGCAGCCTTTGGCGTGCAGCTGTTCCTTACCTCTCTTCTACGGCTCAATGCAGCTTCACGGGCCGGTGGAGTTATTATTCGGACAGCCTTCCATTTAGGCTTGCATCGATGTCCCGTGCGATTTTCGTTTAGTCGTCCAGAGATAGCCACTCGCCGCCGTTTATTTTGGTCTATTTACTGTCTTGAGAGATATCTGTCTCAAGCACTGGGTATTCCTCTCGGTATCCAGGATGATGATATCGATGTGTGCTATCCGAACGCTGAAATTCATGGCCCAGTCGGCGAAG ATCACAGACTCTGCCTTCTCAGCCACCTCGCCAAATTTGCGCGGGTCCGCGGACGCATCATTGAGCTACGCAATAAATCCATCATCCATAGAGAGGATTCCATTGACGCAACCCAAGTTCTTCATGGCGAACTCACCCACTGGTGGAACGAGGTTTACGACGATGTCCATCCACTCGAATTCGACGATGGGGGCCCTAGCCCATCGACCTCCATTGCACCATTCCATCGTGTTCTACTAACTGTTCTCCGTCACGAAGCCATTATTTCAATGAACCGCCCGCTGCTGGCAGCCGAGGCATCCTCTCCAGAATATCGTACCGCCTTACAAATCTGTATCGAATCTTCACGGTCCCTTCTCACTACGTTACGGCAATATCAATCCACGACATCTGTGCCCCCCGTTCCTCTAGTATGGCCATCATTCACCTGGGCCGTGTGGATGAGCTGcctaattttaatttacgCCGCATGGGAAGGCGAGTTTCCCACATCCTCAGCATCTAG ATATGCCAAAAGTGGTCTCTCTGTCCTCGAAAGCCTTTCCCGTCGCGGAAACACCTGGCCTCAAACCTGCATTGAAGCAATTCGTGACCTGGACTCCGCTCTCACGACCCCAGAGCAGCAGATCCCTATACATCCAACCATCGCTGACATCGACAAAAATGAGAATGAAAGGGATCCCAACGCTTCTTCAGACACCCTAGACTCTGGAATCCCGCTTGACCACCATAtgcaacaaccacatcccTCGACGCCTGGAGAAGGACTTCTCCCAGTCGCAGCAAGCAACCAATGGAGCAATTCATCCATGATATTTGGAAACCAGGCGATGGATAACCTCGGCCCAGCTTCGGGGCTCGGGCTTGGGCTGGGTCTACCGGACTTCTCCCTTTGTCCTGGTAGTGGCGAAGAGGGCTTTGGTATAGGCGATTTGTGGAGTTTAGCAGATGGTCCGTGGTTGATCCATGAGAGCTACAACCTCGCGGAGAATGTACAAAATACTGATTCCATATTGTAA
- a CDS encoding Zn(II)2Cys6 transcription factor domain-containing protein (COG:S;~EggNog:ENOG410PYEF;~InterPro:IPR001138,IPR036864;~PFAM:PF00172;~go_function: GO:0000981 - DNA-binding transcription factor activity, RNA polymerase II-specific [Evidence IEA];~go_function: GO:0008270 - zinc ion binding [Evidence IEA];~go_process: GO:0006355 - regulation of transcription, DNA-templated [Evidence IEA]), producing the protein MADKQNQIQNPIACEPCRQKKCKCDRILPVCSQCSDPARCNYPESGKRGLPQGYITHLENRLAATERALYSSYAYLRTISPRSFSILDGPQPNPSRTVATNEWSRYPLHTPEDLENWWVEKSRVYGPIGAEAPSDWSPGTTGTTSRDKEATLATSLNSLSYNHVQERPSAGHPREGRAERLVERESAVYF; encoded by the exons ATGGCTGACAAGCAGAATCAGATCCAAAATCCAATAGCATGTGAGCCCTGTCGCCAGAAGAAATGCAAG TGTGACCGAATATT GCCAGTTTGCTCGCAATGTTCTGACCCAGCGAGATGCAATTACCCCGAAAGTGGGAAACG CGGGCTTCCCCAAGGCTATATAACCCACCTTGAAAATCGACTGGCAGCCACAGAACGAGCTCTTTATAGCTCATATGCTTACCTGCGGACCATCTCTCCCCGGTCGTTCAGCATTCTCGATGGACCACAACCAAATCCATCGCGAACTGTTGCCACCAACGAATGGTCAAGGTATCCACTACACACTCCGGAGGATCTCGAAAACTGGTGGGTGGAAAAGTCACGCGTATATGGGCCTATTGGAGCCGAGGCGCCGTCGGATTGGAGCCCGGGAACGACTGGAACGACATCCAGGGACAAGGAAGCCACTTTAGCAACGAGTTTGAATAGCCTCAGCTATAACCACGTTCAGGAGCGCCCGTCTGCAGGTCATCCGAGGGAGGGGCGAGCGGAGCGACTAGTAGAGCGAGAATCAGCAGTGTATTTCTAG
- the pigc gene encoding phosphatidylinositol N-acetylglucosaminyltransferase (COG:I;~EggNog:ENOG410PH39;~InterPro:IPR009450;~PFAM:PF06432;~TransMembrane:8 (i149-177o183-204i322-340o352-370i382-400o406-423i435-454o460-484i);~antiSMASH:Cluster_3.8;~go_component: GO:0016021 - integral component of membrane [Evidence IEA];~go_function: GO:0017176 - phosphatidylinositol N-acetylglucosaminyltransferase activity [Evidence IEA];~go_process: GO:0006506 - GPI anchor biosynthetic process [Evidence IEA]), translating into MPSLPDSPPPVPPPVPVETHPNRTGGLKHPSAEQALPDPTRLAPEDAYYSPSLLRSRPGSSNYEDAIRPLSGTAGTAASVAALRPPPAVPGAATRKENRKLRGTGIRKKRKGAWKKLLWVKQSYPDNYTDTETFLDHLQRNPRVRPYDFWPLVADSTVIVQHVCSVAIFVCCFVGIVQGRVSPVSVVCWGSVGTAVGWILWDWWAFTEHSGNRRATDNTTEGDDGSSSSSMTSSVNPQNQQRANVQKENHVHGLGLSMAQNEPGPLRRQSTGLSVDSLVAQDPGSPPPGSPPGFANGPSGPSHAQGWQPQSFLSRNKQRLSTVKSAFLIYFSLLGLSPILKSLTKSTASDSIWAMSCWLLIMNIFSFDYGSGEGAGATKFPASLSTNAAVMASTVLASRLPSTTHVFSLMLFSIEVFGLFPIFRRQLRHISWNGHIFLTLALVMFAGGAVGITLRGGWMGAVLGSFLGSLLTALTMGGCSWWLISLQKYKNVVSGPWDPARPIIRRHWD; encoded by the exons ATGCCTTCTCTGCCTGATTCGCCGCCCCCCGTTCCCCCTCCAGTCCCTGTCGAAACCCACCCGAACCGCACAGGCGGGCTGAAACACCCATCGGCGGAACAAGCGCTCCCCGATCCCACTCGTCTCGCCCCTGAAGACGCATACTActctccctcccttctccGGAGTCGACCCGGTAGCTCAAATTATGAGGACGCGATCCGTCCCCTGAGCGGGACTGCTGGCACCGCTGCTTCCGTTGCGGCCCTGCGACCGCCGCCTGCAGTGCCGGGCGCTGCTACGCGAAAGGAGAACCGCAAACTACGAGGAACAGGCATACGGAAAAAACGCAAGGGTGCTTGGAAAAAATTGCTATGGGTGAAACAGTCAT ATCCTGATAATTACACCGACACCGAGACGTTCCTCGATCACCTGCAGAGAAACCCCCGCGTGCGTCCTTATGACTTCTGGCCGCTAGTGGCGGACTCGACCGTTATTGTGCAACATGTCTGCTCTGTGGCTATCTTCGTCTGCTGCTTTGTTGGAATTGTCCAAGGCCGCGTAAGCCCGGTCTCGGTTGTTTGCTGGGGAAGTGTTGGAACGGCTGTCGGTTGGATTCTATGGGACTGGTGGGCGTTTACAGAACACTCGGGGAATCGGAGGGCTACCGATAATACGACGGAAGGGGATGATGGGTCGAGCTCCAGTTCCATGACGAGCTCCGTGAACCCTCAAAACCAGCAACGGGCGAATGTACAGAAAGAAAACCATGTTCATGGCCTCGGACTAAGCATGGCGCAAAATGAACCGGGTCCTTTGAGACGGCAGAGTACAGGTCTCAGCGTTGATTCCCTTGTCGCGCAGGACCCGggctcgcctcctccaggtTCTCCTCCGGGATTTGCAAATGGTCCTTCTGGGCCATCTCATGCTCAAGGCTGGCAGCCCCAATCATTTCTTTCACGAAACAAGCAACGACTATCCACAGTGAAATCGGCTTTCCTTATCTACTTCTCGCTACTCGGGCTGAGTCCTATCCTAAAGTCTCTTACAAAATCGACTGCCAGTGACTCTATCTGGGCGATGAGTTGCTGGTTGTTAATCATGAACATATTCTCCTTCGACTACGGAAGCGGGGAGGGCGCGGGCGCCACCAAATTCCCTGCATCTCTGTCCACAAATGCAGCGGTCATGGCATCGACGGTGCTGGCGTCTCGTCTCCCGTCGACAACACATGTGTTCAGTCTGATGCTATTCTCTATCGAAGTTTTCGGCCTCTTTCCTATCTTTCGACGTCAACTGCGTCATATTTCATGGAATGGACACATATTTCTCACCTTGGCGCTGGTCATGTTCGCCGGCGGAGCAGTTGGGATCACATTACgaggtggatggatgggggCGGTACTTGGATCATTCCTGGGAAGCCTTTTAACAGCACTGACAATGGGCGGTTGTAGCTGGTGGCTTATCAGCCTCCAAAAGTATAAGAATGTTGTCTCTGGGCCATGGGATCCTGCTCGGCCGATTATACGACGGCACTGGGACTGA
- a CDS encoding uncharacterized protein (SECRETED:SignalP(1-17);~TransMembrane:1 (n4-12c17/18o95-114i)), with protein MRPLILFTFVSLALSLAIPIDHSGLLDPSPFLQQSLLENAQANPESGQALGLEINHGAFIHADKPRVQPPDTSHTQTLHLKESLYALLDRYSDELYAAGLLLLVPIAIGIVELLEIVSQSMTVEEFPERGRDKHRLESLREREEWVLRRKEREMKVERSRSWWRCSRR; from the coding sequence ATGAGGCCCCTtatcctcttcaccttcgttTCGCTGGCGCTTTCTCTCGCTATTCCGATCGACCACTCTGGCCTCCTGGACCCAAGCCCTTTTCTACAGCAGTCTCTCCTTGAAAACGCCCAAGCAAACCCAGAATCAGGACAGGCTTTGGGCCTCGAAATCAACCATGGCGCATTCATTCACGCTGATAAACCTCGCGTACAACCCCCAGATACTAGCCACACCCAGACTTTGCACTTGAAGGAATCACTGTACGCTCTACTAGACCGATACTCGGACGAATTATACGCAGCCGGACTGCTCCTTCTCGTCCCGATTGCAATTGGGATCGTTGAGCTTCTTGAAATAGTCTCGCAATCTATGACCGTTGAAGAATTTCCCGAGCGCGGGAGAGACAAACACCGGCTCGAGTCACtgagggaaagagaagaatggGTGCTCCGAAGAAAAGAACGAGAAATGAAAGTCGAACGATCCAGGTCTTGGTGGAGATGCTCGAGACGTTGA
- a CDS encoding putative tartrate dehydrogenase (COG:E;~EggNog:ENOG410PK25;~InterPro:IPR019818,IPR024084,IPR011829;~PFAM:PF00180;~go_function: GO:0000287 - magnesium ion binding [Evidence IEA];~go_function: GO:0016616 - oxidoreductase activity, acting on the CH-OH group of donors, NAD or NADP as acceptor [Evidence IEA];~go_function: GO:0051287 - NAD binding [Evidence IEA];~go_process: GO:0055114 - oxidation-reduction process [Evidence IEA]), translated as MTKSYRIATIPADGIGPEVIDAGVTVLQALAEKLQSFSLDFTNLDWSSETFKATGKYIPDGGLEELKKNDAILFGAVGAPDVPDHISLWGLRLAICQPFQQYANVRPTRVLRGTQSPLRNCDVGDLDWVIVRENSEGEYAGQGGRSHRGHPWEVATETAIFSRHGVERIMRFAFETAAKRPRKLLTVVTKSNAQRNGMVLWDEVANIVAKDFPEVTVDKMLVDAMTTRMVLKPGSLDTIVASNLHADILSDLAAALAGSIGIAPTSNLDPSRQNPSMFEPIHGSAFDITGKGVANPVATFWTAAEMLEWLGEKTAADKLMQCVERVCESGVLTADLGGKATTVEVTSAVVEEIKRLN; from the exons ATGACCAAATCATACCGCATCGCAACCATCCCCGCCGACGGCATTGGCCCCGAAGTCATTGATGCCGGTGTTACAGTCCTGCAGGCTCTTGCTGAGAAGCTGCAGTCGTTCTCTCTGGACTTCACGAACCTTGACTGGAGCTCTGAGACTTTCAAGGCTACGGGCAAATACATTCCTGATGGTGGGCTAGAGGAATTGAAGAAGAACGATGCTATTCTGTTCGGAGCTGTTGGCGCGCCAG ACGTTCCCGACCACATCTCCCTCTGGGGTCTCCGTCTCGCCATCTGCCAACCCTTCCAACAATACGCCAATGTGCGCCCCACGCGTGTCCTCCGCGGCACACAGTCGCCCCTGCGCAACTGTGATGTCGGAGACCTTGACTGGGTGATTGTCCGTGAGAACAGCGAAGGCGAGTACGCTGGTCAGGGTGGACGCTCGCACCGCGGACACCCCTGGGAGGTGGCCACCGAGACTGCGATCTTCTCGCGCCACGGTGTGGAGCGCATCATGCGCTTTGCGTTCGAGACGGCAGCCAAAAGGCCGAGAAAGCTCTTGACTGTTGTGACGAAGAGCAACGCGCAACGCAACGGTATGGTGTTGTGGGATGAGGTTGCAAACATTGTTGCCAAGGACTTCCCTGAAGTCACTGTTGATAAGATGCTCGTTGATGCTATGACCACAAGAATGGTGCTCAAGCCCGGGAGTTTAGATACCATTGTTGCCAGCAACCTG CACGCCGATATTCTTTCCGATCTTGCCGCTGCCCTTGCAGGCTCCATCGGTATTGCGCCTACATCGAACCTCGACCCTAGCCGCCAGAACCCCAGTATGTTTGAGCCCATCCACGGGTCCGCCTTCGACATTACGGGCAAGGGTGTCGCGAACCCAGTCGCGACATTCTGGACCGCTGCAGAGATGCTCGAATGGCTCGGCGAGAAGACTGCTGCCGACAAGCTGATGCAATGCGTCGAGCGCGTATGTGAGTCTGGTGTACTGACAGCCGATCTCGGCGGAAAGGCCACAACCGTTGAAGTAACCTCTGccgttgtcgaggagatcaagcGTTTGAACTag
- a CDS encoding uncharacterized protein (CAZy:GH18;~COG:G;~EggNog:ENOG410PI4X;~InterPro:IPR036861,IPR011583,IPR029070,IPR001223, IPR017853,IPR001002,IPR001579,IPR018371;~PFAM:PF00704;~SECRETED:SignalP(1-18);~go_function: GO:0004553 - hydrolase activity, hydrolyzing O-glycosyl compounds [Evidence IEA];~go_function: GO:0008061 - chitin binding [Evidence IEA];~go_process: GO:0005975 - carbohydrate metabolic process [Evidence IEA]), protein MMLKPVALALAALQCVAGLRFAMYIDEYHIDGLPGSNTTQGITHAIMGFAKSTGFNTDSGSSFQPFEPVETMRKRLAPDTKVLIAIGGWGDTEGFSTGAKDEASRERYAKNVAKMLDSNGFDGVDVDWEYPGGNGDDYKQVPNKDKADEIETFPLFIQALRKAIGKDKLLTMATPGKREDLIAFTKENGPKIWPSVDFVNVMSYDLMNRRNNVTKHHSSVVDSHDTIKAYLEIGAPPEKLNLGIAYYMKWFTTQENADCDTHPIGCPTVEMETPDGADNAKSGVITFEKKSMAPPPQDLKESSDQKCGLEAKTKCPAGSCCSIYGSCGSGDDYCGVNCDSNYGECKGVSIQGSLQSALKDGKTDEEAGGQYYMDVKNNLFWTWDTPDLITRKFKDIVDAEKLGGVMAWSLGEDTYKWEHLKAMQAGVAERGSNTEARDDPEC, encoded by the exons ATGATGCTAAAACCCGTTGCTTTGGCCCTGGCGGCCCTTCAGTGCGTTGCGGGTCTCCGCTTTGCGATGTACATTGACGA ATATCACATCGACGGCCTTCCTGGCAGCAACACAACGCAGGGCATCACGCATGCGATTATGGGTTTTGCCAAATCCACTGGCTTCAACACGGATTCAGGGTCGTCATTTCAGCCCTTTGAGCCAGTCGAAACCATGCGCAAGCGTTTAGCGCCTGACACAAAGGTCCTGATTGCGATCGGTGGATGGGGTGATACGGAGGGTTTCTCGACAGGGGCAAAGGACGAGGCCTCCCGGGAACGGTACGCGAAGAACGTCGCAAAGATGCTGGACAGCAATGGatttgacggcgttgatgtcgACTGGGAGTACCCTGGTGGAAACGGGGACGACTACAAGCAGGTCCCAAACAAGGACAAGGCTGACGAGATCGAGACGTTCCCGCTGTTCATCCAGGCTCTTCGTAAGGCAATCGGCAAGGATAAACTTCTCACCATGGCGACTCCGGGTAAGAGAGAGGATCTGATCGCGTTCACAAAGGAAAACGGACCCAAGATCTGGCCGTCTGTGGACTTTGTCAACGTGATGTCTTACGACTTGATGAACCGCCGCAACAACGTGACGAAGCACCACTCCAGCGTCGTTGACTCGCACGATACTATCAAGGCGTATCTTGAAATTGGAGCGCCGCCAGAGAAGCTCAACCTTGGAATTGCCTACTATATGAAATGGTTCACTACCCAGGAGAACGCAGATTGCGATACTCACCCCATTGGATGCCCGacggtggagatggagacccCCGACGGAGCTGACAACGCGAAGTCGGGCGTCATTACCTTCGAAAAGAAGAGCATGGCTCCACCGCCGCAAGACTTGAAGGAGTCCAGTGACCAGAAATGTGGTCTCGAGGCCAAAACCAAGTGCCCCGCTGGGTCCTGCTGCAGCATTTACGGAAGCTG TGGTTCGGGCGATGACTACTGTGGGGTCAACTGTGATTCCAACTACGGCGAATGTAAGGGCGTGTCAATTCAAGGTTCACTGCAAAGCGCGCTCAAGGACGGCAagaccgacgaggaagcggGCGGCCAGTACTACATGGATGTAAAGAACAACCTGTTCTGGACCTGGGACACACCCGACTTAATTACCCGTAAGTTCAAGGATATTGTAGACGCCGAGAAGTTGGGGGGTGTTATGGCGTGGAGCTTGGGAGAGGATACATACAAATGGGAGCATCTGAAGGCGATGCAGGCAGGAGTTGCCGAGCGCGGTAGCAACACGGAGGCTCGCGATGACCCTGAATGTTAA